TGGCCTCGCCGATCGAGTCGATCGTCGTCAGGAGCACGTCGGCGGGGATGCGCAGGCCGAGCCGGGCAATGGCCCCCATCGCACCCCAGAACATCCGGTTGTTCGTCGTGAAGACACCGAACGGTGCCGTGAACGTGCGGAACAGCTGAAGGGCACCGGCGGTCGCATCGTCCGGAGTCCGGTGGCCGGCGCTGATGTACGCCTGCTGCCGGGCCTGGGCAATGACCTGTTGATAGCCGCGTTCCTGTTCGGCCACACTGGATATCGCGGTGTCGCCGCCGAGGAATGCGACCTGCGTGAGCGTGTGGTGCCGGACCAGGTGTTCAACCAGGCGACCGGCGGCCCGACGGTGATCGGCCAGTACGTGATCGGCGATGTGGGTCACCGACGGCACCGTCCGGTCCACGATGACGGTGGGTATCTCCCGGATCGCGTCGGGCAGGCTGGGGGCGCCGGCCGGCAGGACGATCAATCCGTCGACCCGGTGCTGGCGGAAGGTACGGAGATAACGTTCTTCCTGGTTCTTCTCCTCGTCGGAATCGCCCAACAGCAGGGTCGGGCTCTGTTCGCTCAACCGCTCCTCGATGGCGCGCGTCAAGAGGCTGTAGTAGCCGTTTCGAACGTCAGGAATGATGAGTCCGATCGTCCCCGATTTGCGGGTACGCAGTCCGGCGGCGCCGGCATCTCCGACGTAGCTCAATTCGGCGACGGACCGCATCACGCGCTCCCGCATTTCGTCCGTGACGTACTGCTCGCTCTTCAGTACGCGGGTCACGGTCTTGACCGACACGCCGGCATGGGCGGCGATGTCCACGAGCCGGGCCGGCGGCCGCAGCCCCGAAGGTGGTTGGTCGGCCATCGGTCAGGACCGCCGATCCGCGCCGGCGACAACGGTGGGTGTCGCGTCGGCCAGGGCGGTGATGTCCGCCGCCGGGTACTCCTCGGCCACCCACCAGCCCGCAGCCACCCCGGCCATGAGCGCCGCGCCACGCGACACGGCCTCGCGCTCGGTCGCCATGGCCAGTGGTGCCTGCGCCCGGTGCATCTTGGCTTCGATCCAGCGTCGTGATCGCAGTCCCCCGCCGATGAGCAGGGTCTTGCCGCGCGTGCCGGTCAGGTTGCGCAGCAAGCCTTCGGCCGCCGCCGCTGCGGCCGCGAAGCCCTCCAGCGCGGAGGCCCAGGCCACCTCCGGTGACAGTCGCAACACGCGATCCGGGACCCGGCCGTCCTGCATCTCGAACAGGTCGTCGATGTCCAGCGGCTCGGCGTCGACCCGGATGGAGGCGAATTCGATATCACTCCGGCTCGTCTGCAGGTGCGCGAGCAGTGCGCTCATGGCCAGACCCGGGCGAAGGGTCTCCCAGAGCAACATGTGTCGGGCCGTGCCGGGCCAATGCGTGACCGTCAGATCACCGGTCAGCCCGGGCAGCACGGGAGGCCCGGCGATCTTCCGTGGATCCCACGACACCACGAGCGGCTCTCCGGTGCCGAGGGAGTCGATGACCTCGCCGTCCTCACCACCGGAGCCGACCACTCCGACGGGATGGTCGTGACCGGCGATGGTGACCGGGATGCCGGCCGGGAGATCGCTCCACAGCGCGCCCGGCGCACTGACCCGGCCGAGCATGGTTCCGGCCGGGCGGGCCGGGGCCCACATGATGCCGTCCATGCCGGCGGCGCGCAGGATGGCTTTGTCGTACTGACCCGAGACCGGGTCGTAGGCACCGCTTGTCGCGGCCAACGACTGCTCCTGCCCGAGCGCACCGGTCAGCTGCCACAGCACGAGACCGGCCACGCCGGTCCAGGTTCCGGCCATCTCGGCACCATGCTGGGCGAGCCACCCCAACTTGGCGATGCTGGAGACGATGCGAGGGCGGCGGCCGGTACGGGCCAGGATCTCCTCGGCGCCGAAGTCCCGCAGCAACTTGTCCACCACCTGATGACCGCGGCGGTCGTGCCAGGCGATGAGCGGCAGGCCGCTGGGTCCTTCCGGGTAGATCGTCGTCCCGGTCTCCCCCATGCTGGAGATCCCGACCCCCGCGATCCGGTGCCGCAGTTCGCCCAGATGATTCAGAGCGGAACTGACACTGGCGAGCAGCGCCTGCGGGCTCATCTCGACGCCGCTCGCAGTCGACGCGAAAGGCGTGGGAGACGTCCCGATACCCAGCGACCGGCCGTGCCGATCGATCGCGTTGACCTTGATCGACGACGTGCCGAGGTCGATGCCCAAGAGCAACTCATCTCGCATGATCTGCCCTGTCTCCCTTGACGTTCGTTCTGACCAACGATGGACAAAGTAGCAGGCCTCACTTACTCTGTCCATCGTTGGTCAGAAAATTGTCCGGCTTCCCGATCACGGCCCAACGGCCACCACCCCAAGGAGTAGACGTGCCCCTCATCACCCTGCGGCAGGCGCTGGACGCGGCCGCCGACGGCGCGTACGGCGTCGGAGCCTTCAACGTCACCGACCTGGTCCAGGCCGAGGCCGTCCTTGACGCGGCCCGAGCGACCGACTCACCCGTGATCGTGCAGACCATCGCCGGCGCGTCGGCCCACGGAAGCGACGAAGCCTTCTGGGAGGCCCTCATCAATCTGGCCCGGAGGTACGAGGACATCCCGGTCGTCGTGCACCTCGACCACGGCCCGACCTTCGACGACTGCGTTCGCGCCATCACCGCCGGCTTCACCAGCGTGATGATCGACGGCAGCCTCCTGGAAGACCGGGTCACCCACGCCTCGTTCGACGAGAACGTCGAGATCACCAAGCGGGTCGTCGAATACGCCCACGCCCACGGCGTGTCGGTCGAGGGGGAACTCGGAACCATCGGCGGGTCCGAGGACGGCGGCGCCACGGTCAAGGAGATCGTGTTGGCCGAACCGGACGACGCGGAGCGGTTCGTCGACGCAACCGGTGTCGACGCGCTGGCGGTGGCCATCGGCACCTCCCACGGCGCCTACAAATTCTCCAGCCCGCCCGACGGTTCGGTGTTGCGGATGGACCTCATCGCGGAGATCGCCGCCCGGGTGCCGCGCACACATCTGGTCATGCACGGCTCCTCGTCGCTGCCCGCTGGGCTGCGGGCGCAGATCAACACCCACGGCGGCGCGCTGCCCGAGTCGTGGGGCGTCCCGGAGGACGAGAAGGCCCGGTCGACCAAGCTGGGCATCCGAAAGCTCAACCAAGGCATGGATTCCCACATGGCCTACATGGCGGCGGCCCGCACGTTCCTGGCCACCGACGTGCTCACCGTCGACCCGGCTCCGTTCGAGCGGGCGGCCCGGCAGGCGATGGAGCAGATGGTGGCCGAGCGGATGCATGTGTTCGGCCAGGCCGGGCAGGCCTACCGACACCGCGGCGTCCGTGACGCTGTCGCCGCCTCGGCCTGAGGCTCGGGCGCCGACGGTCCGGTTGTCGCACTCGCCACCGATCAGTCACCCAGCATCTTCCGGCGCCGCGCGCCGCCGGCGCCGTAGGGGTCGATCGATGACCAGCGCAATGATCAGGAGAGCCGCGTGGAAGACCTGGCCCGCGTAGGCGGTCACGTTGCTCAGGGAGAGTCCGTTGTCGATGATGGTCATGACCAGCAGGGCCAGGCTGGTCCCGATGACGGATCCCCGGCCACCGTTCAGGCGGCCACCGCCGAGCAGGACCGCGGTGAGCACCGTGATCTCGACGCCGATTGCCGCCGTCGGCAGGCCGGTACCCAGCTGTGACGTTCTGATCAGACCGACCAGTGACGCGGCCAGCCCGGATGCCACGAACAGCGCGACGATGCCGCGCCGGGCCGGCCGACCCGCCATACGCTCGGCGGCCGGCAAGATGCCGATCTCCCGGCAGCCGCCGCCGATGTCCGAGCGGGACAACGCTCCGCCCAGTATCAGCAGACCGAGGAAGATCAGGAACGGAAGGGACAGCCCAAGGAACGGGCGGGCATTGCCCAGGGCCCTGAATCCGGGCAGGTAGATGGCCAGACCGCTGGGCACCAGGTAGGCCAGCCCGCGCAGCAGCGACATCGACCCGAACGTGGCGGCGACACTGCTGACGTCGGCCACGGTGACCAGGAGACCGTTCACCAGCCCGACCACAGCGCCCGTCGCCACCGCGACCAGCACGGCAACGATGATTCCCAGCTGCGGCGAGGTCAGGGCGACCACGAGGCCGGCGAACGCCGCGGTGGCACCGCTCGTCAGATCGACCTGCCCGGCCATCAGGAGGAAGGTCGCCGGGATCGCCACGATGCCGACCACGGCCAGGTCGTTCAGCAGGTTGATCAGATTGTCGACGGACAGGAAATAGGGACTGGCCGACGCGAACACCAGGCAGGCCAGGGCGCCGACCACGGCCAGCACCGTCCGCGTGAGGGCAATCCGCCGGACCGAGACGGCGTCCACCGCGGTCACTTCGCCGGACAATCGCCGGTCCCGTAGTACCGGCCGAGCGTGGCCGGGGTCACGAATGTGGTCTGGATGTAGAGATTCCGCGGTATGTGTTGTCCAGCCAGGGCTTTGAGAAGAGCGGGCACGGCAACCTGACCGTACCGATCGGGAAACAGCGCGGCATCACCGAGCCACACCGGGTTCTTGGTCATCTCACAGCGGGCCTGCTGGTCGGCCCCGATCGCCGCTACCGTGACCTGATTGGCCCGACCGTCCGGCGTGGCCGCCACGACCCCCAGAGCGGCCGCGTCGTTGACCGCCGCGACCAAGATGCCCTCCGGCAGCACGGGGAACACCGCCCGGAAGGCGTCGTACGCGCGGTCCTGCGTGCCGGCATCCAGCACGCGCACGGCTGCCCCCGGGCAGAGCGCGGAGAACCCGGCCCGGATACCCGCGACGCGCTCGGTACTGACCGAGGCCGACGCACTGTCGTTCACGATCACCAGTGTCGAGCGGGCGCAATCGGAACTGTTGCGCGGCACGCCGCCCAGTTCACGACCGATCAGAAGTCCCGCCTGCCGGTCATCGGCACCCACACCAGCCGTCTGACAACTCAGCGGCGACGCGGCGACGGCGATCAACGGCACGCCCTTTGGCCCGACGTCGCACAACGCCGCACCGACGTCGCCCGGCCGCACCACGATCCAGGCATCCACGTGCTCGGTGGCCAATCGGCGGGCGCAGTCCAGGACGAGGTTCGGGTCGTCCCCGGGGTCACACCTGATCAGATCCGCCCCAGCCGCCTTGATCTGGGCTGCTATCGATTCCGTGACGGCATCCCCGAACGCGTCCGAACCGGTTGGCGTCACCAATCCGATCCGCCTGGGCACCGCGGTCGAACTCGTACCGGGCGACGAGGCGGCTGAGGTCGGCACGCTGGTTCCCGGCAGGCCCGCAGAACCCGAGCAGGCGGCAAGTACGATCGTGATGCCAGCGGCCGAGACCATGGCCGCCCGACGACACACCAGCACCGCACGGTGCGTCGATCGCCAGGGTGATCGGGGAGGGACGACATTCATGATCGGCGACTCTGCCATCGTTTCCTCACCGTCGGGAGCCCCGCCGTCGCCTCCGCGATCCAGGATCCGGGTCTGAGATGCGTCTGAGGCACCTGTACCGACTGATGGTTGGGTTGATCACCGGAACGGCTCTGGTCGGCTGCTCCGCGCAGGCCCCGTCCGAGGTGCCGGCGGTGGATGCCCTGGTGAGACTGTACGACCAGAACTCCGGGGTCTGGCCGACCACGGGATGGTGGAACAGCGCCAACGCACTGACCGCACTGACCAACTACATGATCGAGTCTGGTGATCACCGGTACTCCTGGGTACTGCAGAACACCTACGACAAGAAGATCCACGCGGAGCAGGGCGACTTCATCAACCCGTACGTCGACGATACCGGGTGGTGGGCCCTGGCCTGGATCCGAGCGTACGACTTGACCGGTGATCGGCGATACCTGGACACCGCGCAGCAGGACGTCGACTTCATGTGGAGCAACCACGACGGCGCGTGCGGCGGCGGACTCTGGTGGACCGTCAACCACGAATACAAGAACGCCATCGCCAACGAGCTGTTCATCAAGGCCGCGGCCGAGCTCGCGACCCGAATTGGGCGCGCCGGTCAGAATTACCTGCAGCATGCGATTACGGTGTGGCAGTGGTTCGACCAGTCCGGGCTGATCACCAACGATCATCTGGTCACCGATGGATTGGACCGCACATCGTGTGCCGCCGGCGGCACGCTCTGGACCTACAACCAGGGTGTCCTGCTGGGCGCCCTGGCCGACCTGACCAAGGCCACCGGCGACCCCAGCTATCTCGACCGGGCAAGGACTCTCGCCGACGCATCGACCGCATCCAAAGACCTCAACGTCGACGGGGTACTGACCGAATCCTGCGAGCAGAACGGATGTGACATCAATGGGCCCTCGTTCAAGGGGATCTACGTCCGCTGCCTCGGCGAGCTCAACCGTGCCCTGAAAGACCACCCCTACACCAAGTATCTCGTCGGGCAGGCCAACATCGCCCACGATCACGACCGCAACTCCGACAACGAGTACGGGCTGCACTGGGCCGGCCCGGTGGACCATGTCACCGCCGCCAGCCAGCAGAGCGCCGTCGACCTCCTGGTCGCGGCCCAACCGATCCCCCGGGACAGTCCCACCGCCGTCAGCTCATCGCCGTCGGCATGAAAGTCAAAGCCTGGGCCGGTGCCGGTATGTGACCGGCCTCCGAGGACGAACACCTGAGGCATTCCGAGCTCGACGATCGCGATGGAGAGAAACCCCATGTACGGAAGTCCGACCTTTCGCGCACCGACATTCGTGTCGGCCGCGACCAATCCCGCCGACCTGCCCTGGAGCGGACACGACACCCGCGTCCTGATCGTCGCCGGAATCGGCATCGCCATCGTCGTGCTGCTGATCGTGTGGTTGAAGCTGCACGCGTTTCTGGCCTTGACGATCGGCGCGCTGTTCGTGGGCATCGCGTCGGGAATCTCCGTGGCGAAGGTGACCAGCTCCTACGAGACAGGGGTCGGCGGCGTGCTGGGTTACGTCGGGGTACTCATCGCCCTTGGCGCCATGTTGGGGAAGCTGCTGGCCGATTCGGGTGGTGCC
This window of the Nakamurella panacisegetis genome carries:
- a CDS encoding LacI family DNA-binding transcriptional regulator; protein product: MADQPPSGLRPPARLVDIAAHAGVSVKTVTRVLKSEQYVTDEMRERVMRSVAELSYVGDAGAAGLRTRKSGTIGLIIPDVRNGYYSLLTRAIEERLSEQSPTLLLGDSDEEKNQEERYLRTFRQHRVDGLIVLPAGAPSLPDAIREIPTVIVDRTVPSVTHIADHVLADHRRAAGRLVEHLVRHHTLTQVAFLGGDTAISSVAEQERGYQQVIAQARQQAYISAGHRTPDDATAGALQLFRTFTAPFGVFTTNNRMFWGAMGAIARLGLRIPADVLLTTIDSIGEATVTGLRPTQGVIPASEVAARAMELLERRMVDPSSPATTVTVDIDIEFGTTCGCVPFTSSPLMHGSSSR
- a CDS encoding FGGY family carbohydrate kinase, whose protein sequence is MRDELLLGIDLGTSSIKVNAIDRHGRSLGIGTSPTPFASTASGVEMSPQALLASVSSALNHLGELRHRIAGVGISSMGETGTTIYPEGPSGLPLIAWHDRRGHQVVDKLLRDFGAEEILARTGRRPRIVSSIAKLGWLAQHGAEMAGTWTGVAGLVLWQLTGALGQEQSLAATSGAYDPVSGQYDKAILRAAGMDGIMWAPARPAGTMLGRVSAPGALWSDLPAGIPVTIAGHDHPVGVVGSGGEDGEVIDSLGTGEPLVVSWDPRKIAGPPVLPGLTGDLTVTHWPGTARHMLLWETLRPGLAMSALLAHLQTSRSDIEFASIRVDAEPLDIDDLFEMQDGRVPDRVLRLSPEVAWASALEGFAAAAAAAEGLLRNLTGTRGKTLLIGGGLRSRRWIEAKMHRAQAPLAMATEREAVSRGAALMAGVAAGWWVAEEYPAADITALADATPTVVAGADRRS
- a CDS encoding ketose-bisphosphate aldolase, giving the protein MPLITLRQALDAAADGAYGVGAFNVTDLVQAEAVLDAARATDSPVIVQTIAGASAHGSDEAFWEALINLARRYEDIPVVVHLDHGPTFDDCVRAITAGFTSVMIDGSLLEDRVTHASFDENVEITKRVVEYAHAHGVSVEGELGTIGGSEDGGATVKEIVLAEPDDAERFVDATGVDALAVAIGTSHGAYKFSSPPDGSVLRMDLIAEIAARVPRTHLVMHGSSSLPAGLRAQINTHGGALPESWGVPEDEKARSTKLGIRKLNQGMDSHMAYMAAARTFLATDVLTVDPAPFERAARQAMEQMVAERMHVFGQAGQAYRHRGVRDAVAASA
- a CDS encoding ABC transporter permease — encoded protein: MSGEVTAVDAVSVRRIALTRTVLAVVGALACLVFASASPYFLSVDNLINLLNDLAVVGIVAIPATFLLMAGQVDLTSGATAAFAGLVVALTSPQLGIIVAVLVAVATGAVVGLVNGLLVTVADVSSVAATFGSMSLLRGLAYLVPSGLAIYLPGFRALGNARPFLGLSLPFLIFLGLLILGGALSRSDIGGGCREIGILPAAERMAGRPARRGIVALFVASGLAASLVGLIRTSQLGTGLPTAAIGVEITVLTAVLLGGGRLNGGRGSVIGTSLALLVMTIIDNGLSLSNVTAYAGQVFHAALLIIALVIDRPLRRRRRAAPEDAG
- a CDS encoding sugar ABC transporter substrate-binding protein, producing the protein MTPTGSDAFGDAVTESIAAQIKAAGADLIRCDPGDDPNLVLDCARRLATEHVDAWIVVRPGDVGAALCDVGPKGVPLIAVAASPLSCQTAGVGADDRQAGLLIGRELGGVPRNSSDCARSTLVIVNDSASASVSTERVAGIRAGFSALCPGAAVRVLDAGTQDRAYDAFRAVFPVLPEGILVAAVNDAAALGVVAATPDGRANQVTVAAIGADQQARCEMTKNPVWLGDAALFPDRYGQVAVPALLKALAGQHIPRNLYIQTTFVTPATLGRYYGTGDCPAK
- a CDS encoding glycoside hydrolase family 76 protein gives rise to the protein MRLRHLYRLMVGLITGTALVGCSAQAPSEVPAVDALVRLYDQNSGVWPTTGWWNSANALTALTNYMIESGDHRYSWVLQNTYDKKIHAEQGDFINPYVDDTGWWALAWIRAYDLTGDRRYLDTAQQDVDFMWSNHDGACGGGLWWTVNHEYKNAIANELFIKAAAELATRIGRAGQNYLQHAITVWQWFDQSGLITNDHLVTDGLDRTSCAAGGTLWTYNQGVLLGALADLTKATGDPSYLDRARTLADASTASKDLNVDGVLTESCEQNGCDINGPSFKGIYVRCLGELNRALKDHPYTKYLVGQANIAHDHDRNSDNEYGLHWAGPVDHVTAASQQSAVDLLVAAQPIPRDSPTAVSSSPSA